In one Parageobacillus genomosp. 1 genomic region, the following are encoded:
- the cobO gene encoding cob(I)yrinic acid a,c-diamide adenosyltransferase: protein MPPHKKKGRIIVYTGDGKGKTTAALGLAIRAAGRGKKVAVIQFIKSPERTYGEYLIFQKLGIEMYQMGAGFTWTKTPEVHRQALKAAWEFTEEKVLSGMYDLIILDELNNALAIDRFPVDDIVSVQDVLRLMEKRPPDLHLVITGRSAKRELIEIADIVTEMKLIKHDYKQGVTAMKGIEL, encoded by the coding sequence TTGCCACCACATAAAAAGAAAGGGCGCATCATTGTTTATACGGGGGATGGAAAAGGAAAAACGACCGCCGCTCTCGGATTGGCGATACGAGCGGCGGGAAGGGGGAAAAAAGTCGCCGTCATTCAGTTTATTAAGTCACCGGAACGAACGTATGGAGAGTATCTTATATTTCAAAAACTCGGGATCGAAATGTATCAAATGGGTGCCGGGTTTACGTGGACGAAAACGCCGGAAGTACACCGGCAGGCATTGAAAGCGGCATGGGAATTTACGGAAGAAAAAGTATTATCAGGTATGTACGACTTAATTATTTTAGATGAACTGAATAATGCGCTTGCGATTGATCGGTTTCCGGTTGATGATATCGTTTCTGTTCAAGATGTACTTCGATTAATGGAAAAGCGTCCACCTGATCTTCATTTAGTTATTACCGGCCGTTCGGCGAAGCGGGAATTAATTGAGATCGCCGACATTGTTACGGAGATGAAACTAATTAAACACGATTATAAGCAAGGCGTTACGGCGATGAAAGGGATTGAGCTGTAG
- the metA gene encoding homoserine O-succinyltransferase: protein MPINIPKDLPAKEILEQENIFVMDEERAYSQDIRPLNIVILNLMPEKEKAETQLLRLLGNSPLQVNVTFLRPATHEPKTTSKHHLEQFYTIFPHIRHRKFDGMIITGAPVEQMPFEEVTYWKELIEIMEWTKTNVTSTLHICWGAQAGLYYHYGIPKYPLPQKCFGVFEHSLEVKNVKLLRGFDDIFRMPHSRHTDVKREDIEKVPELTILSVAEKAGVCLVASNDGKQIFLTGHPEYDATTLKEEYERDLAKGLPIHIPESYFPNDDPTKQPLNTWRSHANLLFVNWLNYYVYQETPYVWE, encoded by the coding sequence TTGCCAATTAACATTCCAAAAGATTTGCCAGCCAAAGAAATACTCGAACAAGAAAACATTTTCGTCATGGATGAGGAGCGGGCGTATTCGCAGGACATTCGTCCGTTGAACATAGTGATTTTAAATTTAATGCCGGAAAAAGAAAAAGCAGAGACACAGCTATTGCGCCTTCTTGGCAATTCGCCCTTGCAAGTGAACGTCACTTTTTTGCGCCCAGCTACCCATGAGCCGAAAACGACAAGCAAACATCACTTAGAGCAGTTTTATACGATCTTTCCGCATATCCGTCATCGCAAATTTGACGGAATGATCATTACCGGCGCTCCAGTCGAACAAATGCCGTTTGAAGAAGTCACATACTGGAAAGAGTTAATAGAAATTATGGAATGGACAAAAACGAACGTTACCTCCACCTTACATATTTGCTGGGGAGCGCAAGCCGGCCTTTATTATCATTACGGCATTCCAAAATACCCGCTACCGCAAAAATGCTTCGGTGTGTTCGAACATTCACTTGAAGTGAAAAATGTCAAACTATTGCGTGGGTTTGACGATATCTTCCGCATGCCGCATTCGCGCCATACCGATGTCAAACGCGAAGATATTGAAAAAGTACCGGAACTGACGATTTTATCCGTTGCCGAAAAAGCCGGCGTATGTTTAGTCGCGTCCAATGACGGAAAGCAAATCTTTTTAACCGGCCATCCGGAATACGACGCCACGACATTAAAAGAAGAATATGAACGCGATTTGGCCAAAGGCTTGCCGATTCACATTCCGGAATCGTACTTCCCGAACGACGATCCGACGAAACAGCCGCTAAACACTTGGCGCTCTCATGCGAATTTATTGTTTGTCAACTGGCTGAACTATTACGTTTATCAAGAAACGCCGTACGTTTGGGAGTGA
- a CDS encoding class I SAM-dependent methyltransferase, with amino-acid sequence MATFDWHKEAERQWDEKAEFWHQSSEEMWEQGSRKTVIPFIASYLPKGSNIVDLGCGDGYGAWKLAKAGYEVTGVDLSIEMIEKAKARGENEQLRFVQGDLTKLPFADEMFAGAMAINSLEWTERPLEALEEAKRVLKRGGYFCAGILGPTAAPRVNSYPRLYGKPVICNTMMPWEFEQLAKENGWEIIDGQGVYKRGVSESLIGSLPTELKQALTFMWIFMLQKK; translated from the coding sequence GTGGCAACGTTTGATTGGCATAAAGAAGCAGAAAGACAGTGGGACGAAAAAGCCGAGTTTTGGCACCAAAGCAGCGAGGAGATGTGGGAGCAGGGAAGCCGAAAAACGGTCATTCCTTTTATTGCTTCTTACCTTCCGAAAGGAAGCAACATCGTCGATTTAGGCTGCGGCGACGGCTACGGTGCATGGAAGCTGGCGAAGGCAGGATATGAGGTAACCGGCGTCGATTTATCCATCGAAATGATCGAAAAAGCAAAAGCGCGCGGGGAAAACGAACAGCTTCGCTTTGTGCAGGGCGATTTAACGAAGCTGCCGTTTGCCGATGAAATGTTTGCCGGAGCGATGGCCATTAATTCCCTCGAATGGACGGAGCGGCCGCTTGAGGCGCTCGAAGAAGCAAAACGGGTGTTAAAGCGAGGTGGCTATTTTTGCGCTGGCATTCTCGGGCCGACCGCCGCGCCGCGCGTCAACAGCTATCCACGTTTATACGGAAAACCAGTCATCTGCAATACGATGATGCCGTGGGAATTCGAGCAGTTAGCTAAAGAGAATGGATGGGAGATCATCGACGGACAAGGGGTGTACAAACGGGGAGTGTCCGAAAGCCTCATTGGCTCGCTGCCAACCGAGCTGAAGCAAGCGCTGACGTTTATGTGGATTTTTATGCTGCAGAAGAAATGA
- a CDS encoding YjcZ family sporulation protein, with amino-acid sequence MSYGGSRNAFALIVVLFILLIIVGTAFVGYGY; translated from the coding sequence ATGAGCTACGGTGGAAGCAGAAACGCCTTTGCGTTGATTGTTGTATTGTTTATTTTATTGATTATCGTCGGCACTGCATTTGTCGGCTACGGTTACTAA
- a CDS encoding DUF3892 domain-containing protein: MTINEQETFAPVPKNHQGDIISLKTSTGRVLSYRKALREVESGAIRGFHVVNERYIRSNPDEDAPNNLDHLPTFF; this comes from the coding sequence ATGACGATAAACGAACAAGAAACGTTTGCCCCCGTGCCAAAAAATCACCAAGGTGACATTATTAGCTTGAAAACATCGACAGGACGGGTGCTTTCGTACCGAAAAGCACTGAGGGAAGTAGAAAGCGGCGCGATTAGAGGCTTCCATGTCGTAAACGAACGATATATCCGTTCAAATCCGGATGAAGATGCGCCCAACAACCTTGACCATCTTCCAACTTTTTTCTAA
- a CDS encoding YuzL family protein yields MAKRKKDPSKTGSSAPNVKGQGTTQTETGAYELDSARKKTKID; encoded by the coding sequence GTGGCAAAGCGGAAAAAAGATCCGTCGAAAACTGGAAGCAGTGCGCCAAACGTCAAAGGACAAGGAACAACGCAAACGGAAACAGGAGCGTATGAGCTCGATTCCGCGCGCAAGAAAACGAAAATCGATTAA
- a CDS encoding BrxA/BrxB family bacilliredoxin, whose translation MSMTYEEYMRQLVQPMRDELVNAGFRELRTSEEVEQFMENVEGTTFVVVNSVCGCAGGLARPAATQAVLRSEKKPDHLVTVFAGQDKEATAKMREYFVGYAPSSPSMALLKGKEVVHFIPREEIEIQSMEAVMENIMNAFEKYCE comes from the coding sequence ATGTCCATGACATATGAAGAATATATGCGCCAGCTTGTGCAGCCGATGCGCGACGAATTAGTGAACGCCGGATTCCGCGAACTGCGCACAAGTGAAGAAGTGGAACAATTTATGGAAAATGTTGAAGGCACAACCTTTGTCGTTGTGAACTCCGTTTGCGGATGTGCAGGAGGATTAGCACGCCCAGCGGCAACGCAGGCGGTATTGCGCAGCGAGAAAAAACCGGATCATTTAGTGACGGTTTTTGCCGGCCAGGATAAAGAAGCGACGGCGAAAATGCGCGAATATTTTGTTGGCTACGCCCCTTCGTCTCCATCAATGGCGCTGTTAAAAGGAAAAGAAGTCGTCCACTTTATCCCGCGCGAAGAAATTGAAATTCAATCAATGGAAGCTGTAATGGAAAACATTATGAATGCATTTGAAAAGTATTGCGAATAG
- a CDS encoding ABC-F family ATP-binding cassette domain-containing protein: MKMLTVEGISKSYGEKVLFQQLSFTVKEGERIGIIGVNGTGKSTLLRIIAGVDAPDEGNIACPKDFTIGYLPQQPELRPDLTVLEQVFQRDTPLIRLLRDYELALAELAEHPLDERRQARLYALSQQMDAQNAWDANANAKAILTKLGIPDMTKRIGALSGGQKRRVALAQALIEAPDLLVLDEPTNHLDDEAIRWLEEYLVRYRGAVLFVTHDRYFLDRVTNRIFELDGGKLYTYVGNYAAFLEAKALREEQERAASQKRRQLYLRELEWVKRGAKARTTKQKARLQRFAQLEASLEMEKSGQLEMKLGGSRLGKKVIELKRISHSFGGKQLFHSFDLLVKPGDRIGIVGPNGSGKSTLLNIIAGRLRPEEGEVEIGPTVKIAYYTQEQVEMDEQKRVIEYIREAGEAIRTIDGETISAAQLLEQFLFPMHMHGTPIRKLSGGEKRRLYLLRLLMSGPNVLLLDEPTNDLDTQTLTVLEDYLQSFPGVVMTVSHDRYFLDKVAEQLLILDGNGNIRTYIGEYSEYLEEQRQLPPKQEKQAAKETKPPRKQTKRRLTYKEQKEWEEIETNIAKLEAELQRVAEEMEACASDYEKVQQLAEQYETLSNELDALLERWAELSELVESL, encoded by the coding sequence ATGAAAATGTTGACAGTAGAAGGAATTTCGAAAAGCTACGGGGAAAAAGTGTTGTTTCAGCAATTGTCTTTTACAGTGAAAGAAGGGGAGCGCATCGGCATCATTGGCGTCAATGGCACCGGGAAATCGACATTGTTGCGCATTATTGCCGGTGTGGACGCGCCGGATGAAGGAAATATTGCCTGTCCAAAAGATTTTACGATCGGATATTTGCCGCAGCAGCCGGAACTTCGCCCTGATTTGACCGTGCTTGAGCAAGTATTTCAGCGCGATACGCCCCTGATTCGCCTGTTGCGCGATTATGAGCTGGCGCTCGCTGAGCTCGCTGAGCATCCGCTTGATGAAAGGCGGCAGGCGCGCTTGTATGCCCTTTCACAGCAAATGGATGCGCAAAATGCATGGGATGCCAATGCCAACGCCAAAGCGATTTTAACAAAGCTCGGCATTCCTGACATGACGAAGCGAATCGGCGCGCTTTCCGGCGGACAAAAGCGGCGCGTCGCGTTAGCGCAGGCTTTAATTGAAGCACCCGATCTGCTTGTGCTCGATGAGCCGACGAACCACCTTGATGATGAGGCGATTCGCTGGCTTGAGGAATATTTGGTGCGCTATCGTGGGGCGGTATTGTTTGTCACGCACGATCGCTACTTTTTGGACCGTGTCACGAATCGCATCTTTGAGCTAGACGGCGGCAAGCTATATACGTATGTCGGAAATTATGCGGCGTTTTTAGAAGCGAAAGCGCTCCGCGAAGAACAAGAGCGCGCCGCTTCGCAAAAGCGGCGTCAGCTGTATCTTCGTGAACTTGAATGGGTTAAACGTGGCGCCAAAGCGCGGACGACGAAGCAAAAGGCGCGCTTGCAACGGTTTGCCCAGCTCGAAGCATCGCTGGAGATGGAAAAAAGCGGACAGCTTGAGATGAAGCTGGGCGGCAGCCGGCTTGGCAAAAAGGTGATCGAGCTGAAGCGAATCAGCCATTCGTTTGGCGGCAAACAGCTTTTTCATTCCTTTGACCTGCTTGTCAAACCGGGTGACCGCATTGGTATTGTCGGGCCGAATGGCAGCGGCAAATCAACTTTACTCAACATCATCGCCGGGCGGCTGCGGCCGGAGGAAGGGGAAGTGGAAATTGGTCCGACCGTGAAAATCGCTTATTATACACAAGAACAGGTGGAAATGGATGAACAAAAACGGGTCATCGAATATATTCGCGAAGCGGGCGAGGCAATACGCACCATCGATGGAGAGACGATCTCCGCCGCGCAGTTGCTCGAGCAGTTTTTGTTTCCTATGCATATGCATGGAACGCCGATTCGCAAGCTGTCCGGCGGGGAAAAGCGCCGCTTATATTTGTTGCGCTTGTTGATGAGCGGGCCAAACGTGTTATTGCTCGATGAGCCGACGAACGATTTGGATACGCAAACGTTAACGGTTCTTGAAGATTACTTGCAGTCGTTTCCAGGTGTTGTGATGACCGTTTCCCACGACCGCTACTTTTTAGATAAAGTCGCCGAACAGCTTTTGATTTTAGATGGGAACGGCAACATCCGTACGTATATCGGCGAGTATTCCGAATACTTGGAGGAACAGCGGCAATTGCCGCCAAAACAAGAAAAGCAAGCCGCAAAAGAAACGAAGCCGCCAAGAAAACAGACGAAGCGCCGGCTGACGTACAAAGAACAAAAAGAGTGGGAAGAAATTGAAACCAATATAGCCAAACTAGAAGCAGAATTGCAGCGGGTGGCCGAAGAGATGGAAGCGTGTGCGAGCGACTATGAAAAAGTTCAGCAACTTGCCGAGCAATACGAAACGCTTTCTAACGAGCTCGATGCGCTGTTAGAGCGGTGGGCCGAGCTTTCGGAGCTCGTCGAGTCGTTATAA
- a CDS encoding LL-diaminopimelate aminotransferase codes for MKLAMRMNAFSASIFAELSAYKQQKRSEHDDLIDLSIGSPDLPPPPFVMEALSRYANDPQAYGYTLKGTNEFHEAVAYYYQTSHGVTLHPETEIMYVIGSQDGLVHLPMAFADPGDIILVPDPGYPAYAAGIAMAEAVPYFMPLRKENDFLPNLREIPHEVAEKAVMMFINFPGNPVPALATEAFFREVVEFAKRYNIIVVSDFAYSELYYDGQKPMSFLSVPGAKEVGIEINSLSKSFNMAGCRIGYICGNEEIIRVFGNFKSNLDYGIFLPIQQAAIAALMEGASFCEQNRAIYQSRRDCFVDGLASIGWHVERPKAGMFVWAEIPKGWTSLDFAYALIDRAGVVVTPGHAFGPSGEGYVRIALVQEEDKLLRAVEKLKQSGIFR; via the coding sequence ATGAAACTGGCTATGCGAATGAATGCTTTTTCTGCGTCTATTTTTGCCGAATTATCGGCGTATAAACAGCAAAAACGTAGCGAACATGACGATTTGATTGACTTAAGCATCGGCAGCCCTGATTTGCCGCCGCCGCCGTTTGTCATGGAAGCGCTTAGCCGTTATGCAAACGATCCGCAGGCATACGGCTATACTTTAAAAGGCACAAATGAATTTCATGAAGCGGTGGCGTATTATTATCAAACTTCACATGGTGTCACGCTTCATCCGGAAACGGAAATCATGTATGTCATCGGTTCACAAGACGGACTTGTTCATCTGCCGATGGCGTTTGCCGACCCGGGAGATATCATCCTCGTTCCCGATCCCGGCTATCCGGCGTATGCGGCAGGAATTGCGATGGCGGAAGCGGTTCCGTATTTCATGCCGCTTCGCAAGGAGAACGATTTCTTGCCAAATTTGCGGGAAATTCCGCACGAGGTCGCGGAAAAAGCGGTGATGATGTTTATCAATTTTCCAGGCAATCCCGTTCCGGCACTGGCGACGGAAGCGTTTTTTCGCGAAGTGGTAGAGTTTGCTAAACGATATAACATTATCGTTGTTTCTGATTTTGCCTATAGTGAGCTGTATTACGACGGTCAAAAGCCGATGAGCTTTTTATCAGTGCCTGGAGCAAAAGAAGTCGGCATTGAAATTAATTCGTTATCGAAAAGCTTCAATATGGCTGGCTGCCGCATCGGCTATATTTGCGGAAATGAAGAAATCATCCGCGTGTTTGGCAATTTTAAATCGAATTTGGATTATGGCATTTTTTTGCCGATTCAGCAAGCAGCAATTGCGGCGTTAATGGAAGGTGCGTCATTTTGCGAACAAAACCGGGCTATTTATCAATCCCGTCGCGACTGCTTCGTTGATGGGCTTGCTTCGATCGGTTGGCATGTCGAGCGCCCGAAGGCAGGGATGTTTGTTTGGGCGGAAATTCCAAAGGGGTGGACATCACTTGATTTTGCCTATGCGTTAATCGATCGCGCTGGTGTGGTCGTCACGCCTGGCCATGCGTTTGGACCAAGCGGGGAAGGCTATGTGCGCATCGCTCTTGTGCAAGAAGAAGACAAGCTGCTGCGGGCGGTAGAAAAGCTGAAGCAGAGCGGGATTTTTCGTTGA
- a CDS encoding glutathione peroxidase, translating to MSVYDFTAKTIRGEEQSLADYKGKVLLIVNTASKCGFTPQYKELQELYEQYRDRDFVVLGFPCNQFGHQEPGTEEEIEQFCQVNYGVTFPMFAKVDVNGENAHPLFQYLKEKAPGVLGTKAIKWNFTKFLVDRNGNVVARFASQTRPSELKSEIEKLL from the coding sequence GTGAGTGTGTACGATTTTACCGCGAAAACGATTCGCGGCGAAGAACAGTCATTAGCGGATTACAAAGGGAAAGTGTTGCTGATTGTCAATACGGCGAGCAAGTGTGGCTTTACTCCACAATATAAAGAGCTGCAGGAGCTGTATGAGCAATACCGTGACCGCGATTTTGTCGTTCTCGGCTTTCCGTGTAATCAATTTGGCCATCAAGAGCCGGGCACGGAAGAAGAGATTGAACAGTTTTGCCAAGTCAATTACGGGGTTACCTTTCCGATGTTTGCCAAAGTCGATGTCAATGGCGAAAACGCCCATCCGCTTTTCCAGTATTTAAAGGAAAAAGCCCCAGGTGTACTTGGAACGAAGGCGATTAAATGGAACTTTACGAAGTTTTTGGTGGATCGAAACGGAAATGTGGTCGCCCGTTTCGCTTCGCAGACGCGGCCGAGCGAGTTAAAAAGCGAAATTGAAAAACTGTTATAA
- the cobA gene encoding uroporphyrinogen-III C-methyltransferase — MTNGKVYIVGAGPGDEKLITVYGLECIQQADVIIYDRLINKNLLKHAKNDAELIYCGKEPGKHALIQERIHELLVEKAQQGKIVTRLKGGDPCVFGRAGEEAEVLAQHGIPFEIVPGVTAGIAAAAYAGIPVTHREYAASFTIVTGHGRQEKGDDRLHWEGLAKGSDTIAFYMGVGNLPYICQKLIEHGKPSNTPVAVIEWGTTERQRTAVGTLQTIADVVKKAGLSHPAIILVGEVVRLRETIQWFAEMNRGETVATT; from the coding sequence ATGACAAATGGAAAAGTATATATCGTCGGTGCCGGTCCCGGTGATGAAAAGCTAATTACTGTCTATGGATTGGAGTGTATTCAACAAGCTGACGTCATTATTTACGACCGGTTGATTAATAAAAATTTGCTAAAACATGCCAAAAATGACGCGGAGCTCATTTACTGCGGAAAAGAACCAGGGAAGCATGCCCTCATTCAAGAACGGATTCACGAACTGTTAGTCGAAAAAGCACAACAAGGAAAAATTGTCACTCGTCTAAAAGGAGGCGATCCTTGCGTATTTGGACGGGCCGGGGAAGAAGCAGAGGTGCTTGCGCAACATGGCATTCCGTTTGAAATCGTTCCTGGCGTAACGGCGGGAATCGCAGCTGCCGCTTATGCCGGCATACCGGTTACACACCGGGAATATGCTGCTTCGTTTACCATTGTTACTGGTCACGGCCGTCAAGAAAAGGGAGATGACCGTCTTCATTGGGAAGGGTTGGCGAAAGGAAGCGATACGATTGCCTTTTATATGGGTGTCGGCAATTTGCCGTATATTTGCCAAAAACTGATCGAACATGGAAAGCCGTCGAATACTCCTGTGGCGGTGATCGAATGGGGAACGACGGAACGACAACGAACGGCTGTCGGTACGCTGCAGACGATTGCTGATGTCGTCAAGAAGGCTGGTCTTTCCCATCCAGCGATTATTCTTGTCGGAGAGGTCGTTCGGCTCCGTGAAACGATTCAATGGTTTGCTGAGATGAACCGAGGTGAGACAGTTGCCACCACATAA
- a CDS encoding conserved virulence factor C family protein, with product MKIKSIEPTPSPNTMKVLLDEELPFGTSHNYKPDNVDTAPPLIQELMKIEGVKGIYHVADFLAIERNPKYDWKGILTKVREVFGEDVESEQETAKKPNEHFGEVKVYVQMLYGLPMQVKLTDGEKEHRVGLPKPFIDAVIEAQKYAGNIVLERKWIERGVRYGTFEEIGNEIVEELSAAYPPERLERIVQMFRRGEQEKTVQKRQSVKVTKEMLDDPDWTKRYAALEQMAEPTEDDIPVLAKALKDEKVAIRRLATAYLGMIGGKKVLPYLYEALKDKAVSVRRTAGDCLSDIGDPEAIPVMIEALKDPSKLVRWRAAMFLYEVGDESALPALKAAENDPEFEVSMQVKMAIERIEGGEEAKGSVWKQMTESRRKGQ from the coding sequence TTGAAAATTAAATCGATTGAACCGACGCCAAGTCCGAATACGATGAAAGTGCTCTTAGATGAGGAGCTGCCTTTTGGCACGAGCCATAACTATAAGCCGGACAATGTCGATACGGCACCGCCTCTGATCCAAGAGCTGATGAAAATCGAAGGCGTCAAGGGGATTTATCATGTCGCTGACTTTTTGGCGATTGAGCGCAATCCGAAATATGATTGGAAAGGCATTTTGACAAAAGTTCGTGAAGTGTTCGGGGAAGATGTGGAAAGCGAGCAAGAGACGGCCAAAAAACCAAACGAACATTTTGGCGAAGTAAAAGTATATGTGCAAATGCTTTACGGGTTGCCAATGCAGGTAAAATTGACCGATGGTGAGAAAGAACACCGAGTCGGACTGCCAAAACCGTTTATCGATGCGGTGATTGAAGCGCAAAAATATGCGGGGAATATCGTGCTCGAGAGAAAATGGATTGAAAGAGGAGTCCGCTACGGCACGTTTGAAGAAATCGGCAACGAAATTGTCGAAGAGCTTTCCGCTGCCTATCCGCCGGAGCGGTTAGAGCGGATTGTGCAAATGTTCCGCCGCGGTGAGCAAGAAAAAACAGTACAAAAGCGCCAAAGCGTGAAAGTAACGAAAGAAATGCTCGATGATCCGGATTGGACGAAACGGTATGCGGCGCTAGAACAAATGGCAGAGCCGACAGAAGACGATATTCCGGTGCTGGCGAAAGCGCTGAAAGACGAAAAGGTGGCGATCCGCCGCCTGGCGACGGCGTATTTAGGGATGATCGGCGGCAAAAAAGTGTTGCCGTATTTGTATGAAGCGCTGAAAGATAAGGCGGTGTCCGTCCGCCGCACTGCGGGCGATTGTTTGTCCGACATCGGCGATCCGGAAGCGATTCCGGTTATGATCGAAGCGTTGAAAGATCCAAGCAAGCTCGTTCGCTGGCGCGCTGCCATGTTTTTATATGAGGTCGGCGATGAATCGGCATTGCCGGCGTTAAAAGCGGCGGAAAACGATCCGGAATTTGAAGTAAGCATGCAAGTGAAAATGGCGATCGAGCGCATTGAAGGCGGCGAAGAAGCGAAAGGATCGGTTTGGAAGCAGATGACGGAGAGCAGAAGAAAGGGCCAATAG
- the cobT gene encoding nicotinate-nucleotide--dimethylbenzimidazole phosphoribosyltransferase: protein MLFSIPKLNKEIGKEVRAYVDQLTKPVGSLGRLEQLAVELAEMTGNKFPDVSPPGVLVFAADHGVAKEGVSAFPPEVTAQMVWNFAQGGAAINVFSRQIGAIFAIVDVGVAAPIEHEAVISKKVRYGTNNFCETEAMSNAEAEQALIVGYEQAKEIIGKGARTLIVGEMGIGNTTTASAILTAVSGKPIEQLVGRGTGISEEKIVHKADVIRRALSLHKPDPSKPIELLAKIGGLEIAAMAGAMLAAAERRVPILLDGFICTVAALVAKLFVPDVADYMIAGHRSQEIGHQIALELLGKEPLIDLSMRLGEGSGAAVSFPLLTFATAMIKEMATFASAHISNSVEGAGKQS from the coding sequence ATGTTATTTTCGATTCCAAAGCTTAATAAAGAAATAGGAAAAGAGGTACGCGCTTACGTCGACCAATTGACAAAACCGGTTGGCAGCCTTGGTCGTTTGGAACAGTTAGCGGTAGAGCTAGCGGAAATGACAGGGAACAAATTTCCTGATGTTTCCCCACCTGGCGTGCTTGTGTTTGCTGCTGATCATGGTGTTGCGAAAGAAGGAGTGTCAGCGTTTCCGCCGGAAGTAACGGCACAAATGGTATGGAATTTTGCTCAAGGCGGCGCGGCGATTAACGTATTCAGCCGGCAAATTGGCGCCATATTTGCCATCGTTGATGTCGGGGTCGCTGCACCAATTGAACATGAAGCGGTAATTTCGAAAAAAGTACGGTACGGAACAAACAATTTTTGCGAAACGGAAGCGATGAGCAATGCGGAAGCGGAACAAGCGCTAATAGTTGGTTACGAACAAGCAAAGGAAATAATCGGCAAGGGGGCTCGTACTCTCATTGTCGGTGAAATGGGCATCGGCAATACGACGACCGCGAGCGCGATTTTAACGGCGGTGAGCGGCAAGCCAATTGAACAACTCGTCGGGAGAGGAACAGGCATTTCGGAAGAGAAGATTGTGCATAAAGCCGATGTCATTCGCCGTGCGTTGTCACTTCATAAGCCTGATCCGTCTAAACCGATTGAATTATTAGCCAAAATCGGTGGCTTGGAAATCGCTGCGATGGCGGGTGCGATGTTAGCGGCAGCGGAGCGGCGCGTTCCGATTTTGTTGGACGGATTTATCTGTACGGTTGCCGCACTTGTAGCTAAGCTTTTCGTTCCGGATGTTGCCGATTATATGATTGCTGGTCATCGTTCTCAAGAAATTGGTCATCAAATTGCTCTTGAATTATTAGGAAAAGAGCCGCTCATCGATTTAAGCATGCGCCTTGGCGAAGGCAGCGGAGCGGCGGTTTCATTTCCGCTGTTGACATTTGCGACAGCGATGATAAAAGAAATGGCGACATTTGCTTCTGCCCACATTTCAAATTCTGTAGAAGGAGCAGGAAAACAATCATGA